The stretch of DNA GCTGGCGATGAGGAGTTCGGGTGGGTAGGGCGTGGACCACTGGTCGCTGCCCTTCGCGCTCAGCCAGCTGGCCGCGTCGGTGCGGAACTTCAGGAGTCGGGGGATGTCGGCCGGCACGGCCCGGACGACGATCACTCGCTGCCTCGCTCGGTGTGGCGGAAGCGCTCGTACACGGTGATGTTGCGGTGGGCCGGCAGCGTGAAGAGGGTGACCTGCACGGGCAGGTCGGCGGCGTCGTAGTTGGTGCTGACGATTTTGATGGCGGGGACCGAGTTGCCTGCGCCGAGGCCCAGGCGGATGTTCTCCCCCTCGGTGGTCGTGTGGGGGTGGATCTCGTCAATGGAGCGCACGATCTCGTGCCCGAGTTCGGCGAGGACGCGGTTGGTGCCGCGCTCGACGTTGTCCTGCAGGACCCAGTCGCTTCTCTCGACGATGCGCAGCGCCACGTAGGAGTCGTCGGTGTGGGCCGCGGCGCCGTCCACCATGTTGGTCCTGCGCCGCACGGCCACGTATTCGCCGTCCAGCAGGTCCAGTCGGCTGCGGACCAGTTCGTCTGCCGGCTCGCGGGTGATCTCGTCCATCCGGGCGTCGCCCTTGCGGTGCGCGGCGTCGAGGAGAGACGTGTAGACGTCGATGTTGGGCCCTTGCTCGCGGAACTCCGACTGCGGATAGAAGAGCAGCGGCTTCCAGTCGTGGACCCAGGCGCCCGAGCCTTTGCGTGTCCGCACAATGCCCTCGGCCTTGAGTTTCTCCAGCACGCGAACCATTGACTGCCGGCTCAGCCCGTACTCGTCGCCGAGAACCTGTGCTGAGGGCAGCTTGTCCGGAGAGCCGTCCGGTTTGCGGAAGTCTCCGGCTTTGATGCGTTCGCGCAGCAGGATGACGGCGTCGTCAACCGTCGCCTTCTCCTGCGGATTCCGCGGGCGATTGTTACTCATGGCCGCACCTTAGCAACCTGTCGCGACAGGTTAGCAAGAGTCGCCGGGCGATGCACACCCCACCCATTAGGGCATTGCCGCCTCGGAGCCACATTGACCGATCCCCGCAACTCAACCTGTCTTGACAGGTGTTGACGAGCCGCCAGCTGATCGCTACGGTCGTGATCGACGCCACAACCTGTCTTGACAGGTTGGAGTGTCTGGGGCCCTCATTCCGGGTCTAAGTAGCTCAATTCGGCGCACTGCCGGGGCTCGCGCGATGCAGGCCCGCTCCTTGAGAACTCCACAGCGGACACAGGACTGAGCGTCCGAGGGGTGCCCGTCGGCCTTGCCGTACGGCCCCGCTCGGGCACGCAGCAGTCCAGGCAACCAAGGCCCGGCGCACCACGGGTGTGCCGTGGCCTTGGCCGTCTGGCCAACACGACGGCCCTGGTCAGGAGTTACCTCCCGGCCAGGGCCGCGCTCGGCCCCTCATGGGGAGTCGCCACTCCCGCACGGGGCCTCATCCGAACACCTCACTCAGCGAGGAGTCCGAACTGTGTCCCAGATTAGTGATCGCTCCGCCCGCTCCACCGCCCAGGGCGGCGCCACCAGCTCCGCGCACTCCAAGACGATCGCCGCCTCGGTCGACACCAAGGCGCGTGCACGCGCCGCCGAAGTCGCCGGGGCGTACCTGACGAACCTGAATCTGGCCGCCAACTCCGCGGCCGCGAAGGCGGTGCACTGATGGCCACGCCCACCGCCTTCGAGCCCGTACACCCCAGCCCGGCCGAGTTCGTGGGGATGGCCCGCAACCGCCTCGGCAACCTGAGCCCGGCGCAGCGCCGCGTCCAGGCAACCGAGGCCGCCCGTGACGTACTGCGCCGCGTGATCAGGCTCGACCTGAACGGCATGCAGACCGACGAACTCGTCCTGGAGGTCTTGGAGATGCGGGCTGCTCTGGCCGGCCTGCTGACCGTCACGGCTCCGGCCGTCACGCCGCCCGCTCCCACCGCTGACGGTGCCCTCAGCGACGACGACCTGGTCGCCAGCCTCTTCGACCTCATCAGCGATGCGGCGCCGCTGGACGCCGACGTCGCCGTCCACGTCGGCCGCCCGCTGCCCAATCGGCTCTTCGACTCCCTGGTGCGGGCGATCAACGCGCCGGGGCTGCACGACGCCGGTGAATACCTGGAGGCCCGCGGGCACTGCGGGACCTCCACCGTTCACATCACCGCGATGGCCGCCCGCGCAGGTGCGCGGTGACCCAGGGCGAGCCGCCGGACCGGCGGCCCCGCGAGAGCCAGATCCTGGCCGAACCCGCCACGGTCGAACGGTGCCGGAAGGACTACGACACCGGCTCGGCCGACCGGGCCACCGCCTACAAGCAGATGAGCCGCCGGGCGGTCCCTGATGCCTCGTGAACTCGGCCCGCCCCACACCGCCTCGTTCGGACTCCGCCTCCACGGCGGCAGCGCAACCGACCGCCGGTGACCTTCAGCTCCACGCCGCGGGGGACAGCTGTACCCCGCGGCATCTCGCGACTCCGCCCCGCGGAGCCGCCTCGCACAGGAGAAATACGGTGACCACCCCATCCAGTTCGCCCACCACGACAACCCCGACGGACTCCGCCACCGAGGCCGACCGGCCTCAGCTGAACAAGGCGCAGCGCGTGATCGTCGGCATCGTGGTCGGCGGCGCAGTGGTGATCGCCGGCATCGGGTTCGCCGGCTCGTACGCCGCAGTCCGCGACCTTGCGATCCGCAAGGGCTTCGGCACGTTTGCCCATGTGTTCCCGCTCGGGGTCGACGCGGGGATCCTCGTGCTGCTCGCGCTGGACCTGCTGCTGACCTGGCTCCGGATGCCGTTTCCCATGCTGCGGCAGACCGCGTGGCTGCTGACCAGCGCGACGATCGCGTTCAACGGCGCGGCGGCCT from Streptomyces sp. NBC_00239 encodes:
- a CDS encoding GntR family transcriptional regulator, whose translation is MSNNRPRNPQEKATVDDAVILLRERIKAGDFRKPDGSPDKLPSAQVLGDEYGLSRQSMVRVLEKLKAEGIVRTRKGSGAWVHDWKPLLFYPQSEFREQGPNIDVYTSLLDAAHRKGDARMDEITREPADELVRSRLDLLDGEYVAVRRRTNMVDGAAAHTDDSYVALRIVERSDWVLQDNVERGTNRVLAELGHEIVRSIDEIHPHTTTEGENIRLGLGAGNSVPAIKIVSTNYDAADLPVQVTLFTLPAHRNITVYERFRHTERGSE